Proteins from a single region of Aureibacter tunicatorum:
- a CDS encoding VWA-like domain-containing protein, producing the protein MTHQELLDDISRTSIKLLMTEPFYGHFFTGIVKSVTTEAEEEMGLNTAFVRALNNFTVQFSVSKSFWLSIPAEQRYGVVKHEILHVVLKHITYNRTMKMPDRELANIAFDMVINQYIERDQLPDGGVFYTDFKKIADRLSIDFLPEESADYYYAKLSEMLDKTLSSTVKIDSNLDTDNTQRSLRELLDSGKLSTKNHKLWDTFEKLSSPERMLLEGYIDQVLKNTIERVGEGNMQGNLPGDVLEQINILKAKLKPSIDWRRALRLFTTTGSRTYLKNTMKRKSKRYGTTPGIKIKSKNHVMVAVDTSGSMSKQEIELLFGEVYHIWKNGAEMTVVEFDTIIHNVYSYQGVPPKEVKGRGGTCFDEVIRLANDKIRPDVTVFFTDGYADKIRVNPRKPLMWMITPQGVSQGSREWNQLKGRVIKMMA; encoded by the coding sequence ATGACTCATCAAGAATTACTAGATGATATATCCCGAACAAGCATTAAGTTGCTGATGACCGAACCATTTTACGGGCATTTTTTTACCGGAATAGTCAAAAGCGTTACAACAGAAGCTGAGGAAGAGATGGGACTGAATACTGCATTCGTCAGAGCATTGAATAACTTTACAGTTCAGTTTTCAGTCAGCAAGTCTTTCTGGCTTTCTATACCAGCGGAACAACGATATGGTGTAGTGAAGCATGAGATTTTGCATGTAGTTCTTAAGCATATCACTTATAACAGAACAATGAAAATGCCGGACAGAGAACTTGCTAATATCGCTTTTGATATGGTTATTAATCAATATATCGAAAGAGATCAATTGCCGGACGGAGGGGTGTTTTATACAGACTTTAAAAAGATCGCAGATAGACTCTCAATTGACTTTCTGCCAGAGGAATCAGCGGATTATTATTACGCCAAGCTTTCCGAAATGCTTGACAAGACGTTAAGCTCGACTGTGAAAATTGATTCAAATTTAGATACCGATAATACTCAAAGATCTTTAAGAGAACTTTTGGACTCTGGAAAGCTCTCTACAAAGAATCATAAATTATGGGATACTTTTGAAAAGCTTTCAAGCCCTGAAAGAATGCTCTTGGAAGGCTATATCGATCAGGTATTAAAGAATACAATAGAGAGAGTTGGAGAAGGAAATATGCAAGGGAATTTGCCTGGGGATGTCTTAGAGCAAATAAATATTCTAAAGGCAAAGCTTAAGCCGAGTATTGACTGGAGAAGGGCATTGAGACTTTTTACAACGACTGGCTCAAGGACATATCTAAAAAATACCATGAAGCGTAAATCTAAGCGTTATGGTACGACTCCCGGTATAAAAATCAAATCCAAAAACCATGTAATGGTAGCTGTTGATACTTCAGGAAGTATGTCTAAGCAGGAAATAGAGTTGCTGTTTGGAGAAGTATATCATATCTGGAAAAATGGCGCAGAGATGACTGTCGTTGAGTTTGACACGATCATTCACAATGTTTACTCCTATCAGGGTGTTCCGCCCAAAGAGGTAAAGGGCCGAGGAGGAACTTGCTTTGACGAAGTCATTCGATTAGCAAACGATAAAATCAGACCTGATGTGACGGTATTTTTCACAGATGGATACGCTGATAAGATCAGAGTTAACCCTCGAAAGCCTTTGATGTGGATGATTACTCCCCAAGGAGTGAGCCAAGGGTCAAGAGAAT